A single Atopobiaceae bacterium DNA region contains:
- a CDS encoding anti-sigma factor antagonist (This anti-anti-sigma factor, or anti-sigma factor antagonist, belongs to a family that includes characterized members SpoIIAA, RsbV, RsfA, and RsfB.): MSDILLVPVEGDLDVTTVPRLKERLEAAVEVGCRRVILNMADVSYIDSMGVALVFTLARDMRAQGGLLSLSGVGDDVYHTLVVTCLVDFVPVLRRGHVRSVPVLDPSVRPLWRRVIPVNPMQLGRARDRLSELLSRLPLGKDAVFDMTLAGGEALGNAIDHTCAEGVLLVVLAYPDRVVVEVSDCGEGFELAQDEEPEQSLERGRGIKLMRMLADSVTIGTKSTGEGTVVRLVKLLDPMAPSV; this comes from the coding sequence ATGTCTGACATACTGCTGGTCCCCGTGGAGGGCGACCTCGACGTCACGACGGTCCCGCGCCTCAAGGAGCGGCTCGAGGCGGCCGTGGAGGTCGGCTGCCGCCGCGTCATCCTCAACATGGCTGACGTATCCTACATCGACTCCATGGGGGTGGCGCTGGTCTTCACGCTCGCCCGCGACATGCGTGCCCAGGGAGGGCTCCTGAGCCTGAGCGGCGTGGGTGACGACGTCTATCACACCCTCGTGGTCACCTGCCTCGTGGACTTCGTTCCCGTCCTGCGCAGGGGGCATGTGCGTTCCGTGCCGGTGCTCGACCCGTCCGTGAGGCCGCTCTGGCGCCGGGTCATTCCCGTGAATCCCATGCAGCTCGGCCGGGCGCGCGACCGACTCTCCGAGCTCCTCTCGCGGCTGCCCCTCGGCAAGGATGCCGTCTTCGACATGACGCTTGCCGGCGGCGAGGCGCTCGGCAACGCCATCGACCACACCTGTGCCGAAGGCGTCCTTCTGGTGGTCCTGGCTTATCCCGACCGCGTGGTCGTGGAGGTCTCGGATTGCGGCGAGGGCTTCGAGCTCGCGCAGGACGAGGAGCCCGAGCAGAGCCTCGAGCGCGGGCGTGGGATCAAGCTCATGAGGATGCTCGCGGACTCCGTCACGATAGGCACCAAGTCGACGGGGGAGGGCACCGTGGTCCGTCTCGTCAAGCTGCTCGACCCCATGGCACCCTCTGTGTGA
- a CDS encoding SpoIIE family protein phosphatase: MAAAGSKRVGRIGERTVSGALAALLDLTCDCILFLDGDGLILLANGEAARLVGSPCKDIEGSVVSDLLESGTGQDDASGWPFSRDGLASRCRLKRPGGRGCPVMVRCDRVSGPGETYLLVMDELDPENRVERENTRLVDELSQANHRLAGTLRIVLGTLDSRDVGHLFGRVLEELRDTMEAEGAIIYLAEQDGFRLRGITDSLADKRVPQFMAYGETVETLATRVGHTLRLRLAPPTTKELRGGHVTRREVIDDETHEVHRISANLLPPFRGFLCVPVWFGGHVIAIIEVGWSDGRAMHKEDGRLLDAVAQYLSVELMAAFSQLRSRRAARLDTLAGELRETFVGSAGLDEGAITDAFDRLCEELSAVLAVVRVNEAQRTAMVDLPGRDSVELPFDLDALEEGFSEDGVAVLAISAGSDLSCWLARQDAPCLGALLDMGRISGTRRCVLLLRESGSEPFEDVDLDFLHRVADDIRQAVAGAEARTQDTRISQALQSGMRNELQKVDGVMARALYSSATAAAFVGGDFYDLIRLPDRRACVILGDVSGKGVEAASVSAAVKTALGAYAWEGLPPAHMVRSLNDFLLGFSRLETFATLFVGLVDLEAATLTYCSAGHPPAMLLRASTHELQTLDVQSGVVGAFREMTYRDGVISLERGDLLLLYTDGVTEARGPKGDFFGEDGLSEALMRETQRGTDGLLDRLLQTLDTFTDRHLDDDVAMMSLRFDELGPVSD; encoded by the coding sequence GTGGCAGCTGCTGGCTCCAAGCGCGTCGGTCGCATCGGCGAGCGCACCGTCTCTGGGGCGCTCGCGGCGCTTCTCGACCTCACCTGCGACTGCATCCTGTTCCTCGACGGCGACGGGCTGATCCTGCTCGCCAACGGCGAGGCCGCCCGTCTCGTGGGGAGCCCCTGCAAGGACATCGAGGGTTCGGTGGTGTCAGACCTCCTCGAGTCCGGTACCGGCCAGGACGACGCCTCCGGCTGGCCCTTCTCGCGCGACGGGCTCGCGAGCCGCTGCCGCCTCAAGCGGCCGGGCGGCCGAGGCTGCCCCGTCATGGTCCGGTGCGACCGCGTGTCGGGCCCTGGCGAGACCTACCTCCTGGTCATGGACGAGCTCGATCCCGAGAATCGCGTCGAGCGCGAGAACACCCGCCTGGTCGACGAGCTCTCGCAGGCGAACCACCGCCTCGCCGGCACCCTGCGGATCGTCCTCGGCACGCTCGACTCGCGCGACGTCGGCCACCTCTTCGGGCGCGTCCTCGAGGAGCTCCGCGACACCATGGAGGCGGAGGGGGCCATCATCTACCTCGCCGAGCAGGACGGGTTCCGCCTCCGCGGCATCACCGACTCGCTGGCGGACAAGCGTGTGCCCCAGTTCATGGCCTATGGCGAGACGGTCGAGACCCTCGCCACCCGCGTGGGCCATACGCTCAGGCTCCGCCTGGCGCCCCCCACCACCAAGGAGCTCCGGGGCGGGCACGTCACGCGTCGCGAGGTCATCGACGACGAGACGCACGAGGTCCACCGCATCTCGGCCAACCTCCTCCCACCCTTCAGGGGCTTCCTCTGCGTGCCGGTGTGGTTCGGCGGGCATGTGATCGCCATCATCGAGGTGGGCTGGTCCGACGGGCGCGCCATGCACAAGGAGGACGGGCGTCTCCTCGATGCCGTCGCGCAGTATCTCTCCGTCGAGCTCATGGCGGCCTTCTCGCAACTCCGGTCCCGCCGTGCCGCGCGGCTCGACACCCTGGCCGGGGAGCTCCGAGAGACGTTCGTGGGCAGTGCCGGCCTGGACGAAGGGGCCATCACGGACGCCTTCGACCGGCTCTGCGAGGAGCTCTCGGCCGTGCTCGCGGTGGTCCGCGTCAACGAGGCGCAACGGACGGCCATGGTCGACCTCCCTGGCAGGGACAGCGTCGAGCTCCCGTTCGACCTCGATGCCCTGGAGGAGGGCTTCTCTGAGGACGGGGTGGCGGTCCTTGCCATATCGGCGGGCTCCGACCTGTCATGCTGGCTCGCGCGCCAGGATGCCCCGTGCCTGGGCGCCCTCCTCGACATGGGGCGCATCTCGGGCACGCGCCGGTGCGTGCTGCTGCTCAGGGAGTCGGGCTCGGAGCCGTTCGAGGACGTGGACCTCGACTTCCTCCACCGCGTCGCCGATGACATCCGCCAGGCCGTGGCCGGTGCCGAGGCCCGCACCCAGGACACGCGCATCTCGCAGGCGCTGCAGTCCGGCATGCGCAACGAGCTCCAGAAGGTCGACGGCGTCATGGCGCGCGCCCTCTACTCGTCGGCGACGGCGGCCGCGTTTGTGGGTGGTGACTTCTACGACCTCATCCGCCTTCCCGACCGGAGGGCCTGCGTCATCCTCGGCGACGTGTCGGGCAAGGGTGTGGAGGCGGCGAGCGTCTCTGCGGCCGTGAAGACGGCGCTGGGCGCCTATGCCTGGGAGGGCCTGCCGCCGGCCCACATGGTGCGCTCCCTCAACGACTTCCTGCTCGGCTTCTCCCGACTCGAGACGTTCGCGACGCTCTTCGTGGGCCTCGTGGACCTCGAGGCCGCGACGCTCACGTACTGCTCGGCAGGGCATCCCCCCGCCATGTTGCTCCGCGCCTCGACCCACGAGCTGCAGACGCTCGACGTCCAGTCGGGCGTGGTGGGCGCCTTCCGCGAGATGACCTATCGCGACGGCGTCATCTCGCTGGAGCGCGGCGACCTGCTCCTGCTCTATACCGACGGCGTCACCGAGGCCAGGGGGCCCAAGGGTGACTTCTTCGGTGAGGACGGCCTCTCTGAGGCGCTCATGCGCGAGACGCAGAGAGGGACGGATGGGCTTCTCGACCGCCTACTCCAGACGCTCGACACCTTCACCGACCGTCACCTGGACGATGACGTGGCGATGATGTCGCTCCGCTTCGACGAGCTTGGTCCTGTGAGCGACTGA
- the feoB gene encoding ferrous iron transport protein B translates to MSKVLSDGGAPELRPHHDSMGGHDLNPPVAEPVPARDLTVAFVGNPNCGKTTLFNAFTGANLKVANWPGVTVERKEGHTTFQGHEITLVDLPGTYSLTSYTMEEQVARDYVLSDDVDVIIDVVDASALEHNLYLTIQLLELGKPVVIALNMMDVVRKRGMEIDTHRLPEMLGMPVVPICARKREGLGPLMHAAVHHKGMTQPDPIIHTHSVPHDLSSKHEHYAMVYSDELEHRIDDVEDAFASAYPDVVNPRYHAIKLLEADEAMTKRYPVDLPQVIDRSYENEFIRERYDFISEVVDEVVFNRDVRAASTDAVDRVLTNRFASIPIFLLIMALVFALTFVVGDAVKGLLEDGLVWFEGLVGTGLAAAGASDAIQSLVVDGVINGVGTVLTFLPNIFILFLALAFLEDSGYMSRVAYVMDGIMGRLGLSGRAFIPMIVGFGCSVPAIMASRALENPRDRKRVMLVTPFMSCSARLPIYILFAGMFFSGIWASVAAYSMYVVGIVVALLVLLVLHAHDHETEADDMLLIELPEYKMPDAHTVWIYVWEKVKDYLSRAGTVIFVASVVMWALLNFGPQGAVGDDVALSFGAFLGHWVSPLLAPLGLGDWRIALALIAGISAKEVVVSSMFVLFGATGGAGSAALATQLAGIGFGAANALSLMVFCLLYVPCIATIATIRRESGSGRWTAFSVVFQIVVAWVVAFVVYLVAGTILG, encoded by the coding sequence ATGAGTAAGGTCCTCTCCGACGGCGGCGCCCCCGAGCTCCGACCGCACCACGACTCCATGGGGGGGCATGACCTCAATCCTCCCGTCGCCGAGCCGGTCCCTGCCCGTGACCTCACGGTCGCCTTCGTGGGCAACCCCAACTGCGGCAAGACCACCCTCTTCAATGCCTTCACCGGTGCCAACCTCAAGGTGGCCAACTGGCCGGGCGTGACGGTCGAGCGCAAGGAGGGACACACCACCTTCCAGGGTCACGAGATCACGCTGGTAGACCTTCCCGGCACCTACTCGCTCACGAGCTACACCATGGAGGAGCAGGTCGCACGGGACTACGTCCTCTCCGATGACGTGGACGTCATCATCGACGTGGTCGACGCCTCGGCGCTCGAGCACAACCTCTACCTCACCATCCAGCTCCTCGAGCTGGGCAAGCCTGTCGTCATCGCGCTCAACATGATGGACGTGGTGCGCAAGCGCGGCATGGAGATCGACACCCACCGCCTCCCCGAGATGCTCGGCATGCCCGTGGTGCCGATCTGTGCCCGCAAGCGGGAGGGCCTGGGCCCGCTCATGCACGCGGCGGTGCACCACAAGGGCATGACGCAGCCGGACCCCATCATCCACACGCACTCCGTGCCCCACGACCTCTCCTCCAAGCACGAGCACTACGCGATGGTCTACTCCGATGAGCTCGAGCACCGCATCGATGATGTGGAGGACGCCTTCGCCTCGGCCTATCCGGACGTCGTGAACCCCCGCTACCATGCCATCAAGCTCCTCGAGGCCGACGAGGCCATGACGAAGCGTTACCCGGTCGACCTCCCGCAGGTGATCGACCGGAGCTACGAGAACGAGTTCATCCGCGAGAGGTATGACTTCATCTCGGAGGTGGTGGACGAGGTCGTCTTCAACCGAGACGTACGTGCTGCCTCGACCGACGCCGTCGACCGCGTGCTCACCAACCGCTTCGCATCCATCCCGATCTTCCTGCTCATCATGGCTCTCGTCTTCGCGCTGACGTTCGTGGTGGGCGATGCCGTGAAGGGGCTCCTCGAGGACGGCCTCGTGTGGTTCGAGGGTCTGGTGGGGACGGGCCTCGCCGCTGCCGGAGCGAGCGATGCCATCCAGAGCCTCGTCGTGGACGGCGTCATCAACGGCGTCGGCACGGTCCTCACCTTCCTTCCGAACATCTTCATCCTCTTCCTGGCGCTGGCCTTCCTTGAGGACTCGGGTTACATGAGTCGCGTGGCCTACGTCATGGACGGCATCATGGGGCGCCTCGGCCTCTCCGGTCGTGCGTTCATCCCGATGATCGTGGGCTTCGGCTGCTCGGTTCCTGCCATCATGGCGTCGCGTGCGCTCGAGAACCCCCGCGACCGCAAGCGCGTCATGCTCGTGACGCCGTTCATGAGCTGCTCCGCCCGCCTCCCCATCTACATCCTCTTCGCGGGCATGTTCTTCTCGGGAATATGGGCGAGCGTCGCGGCCTACTCCATGTACGTGGTGGGTATCGTCGTGGCCTTGCTGGTGCTTCTGGTGCTCCATGCCCATGACCACGAGACCGAGGCCGATGACATGCTCCTCATCGAGCTCCCCGAGTACAAGATGCCTGACGCCCATACGGTCTGGATCTACGTCTGGGAGAAGGTCAAGGACTACCTGTCGCGCGCCGGCACCGTGATCTTCGTGGCCTCGGTCGTGATGTGGGCGCTGCTCAACTTCGGGCCGCAGGGGGCCGTGGGCGACGACGTCGCCCTGAGCTTCGGTGCCTTCCTGGGCCATTGGGTCTCGCCGCTGCTGGCACCGCTCGGCTTGGGGGACTGGCGCATCGCGCTGGCGCTCATCGCCGGCATCTCCGCCAAGGAGGTCGTGGTCTCGAGCATGTTCGTCCTCTTCGGGGCCACGGGGGGCGCGGGCTCGGCCGCGCTTGCCACCCAGCTCGCAGGCATCGGCTTCGGTGCGGCCAACGCGCTGTCGCTCATGGTCTTCTGCCTGCTCTACGTCCCCTGCATCGCCACCATCGCCACCATCCGCCGCGAGAGCGGCTCCGGGCGCTGGACGGCCTTCTCGGTGGTGTTCCAGATCGTGGTGGCCTGGGTCGTGGCCTTCGTGGTGTACCTCGTGGCGGGGACGATCCTGGGATAG
- a CDS encoding ferrous iron transport protein A, whose translation MSYLDLPTATEHRLEALGMTPGTTVEVLNNKSRGTIIIRLRETRFALGRGVSSGIHVERTCSVGGAHE comes from the coding sequence GTGTCCTACCTCGACCTTCCAACAGCGACAGAGCACAGGCTCGAGGCTCTCGGCATGACGCCGGGGACCACCGTGGAGGTCCTCAACAACAAGAGCAGGGGAACCATCATCATCCGTCTCCGAGAGACGCGCTTCGCCCTCGGGCGCGGGGTCTCGTCGGGCATCCACGTGGAGCGCACCTGCTCGGTGGGAGGCGCCCATGAGTAA
- a CDS encoding dipeptide ABC transporter ATP-binding protein, protein MMADEKKPLLSVQHLSKAFPVDSGVFASRISKKVSAVDDISFDIFPGETFGLVGESGCGKSTTGRCIMRLTNPSGGKVFFNGENVADMKKKELKHMRHDMQYIFQDPYASLNPRMTIGEIVSEPLVIHGEGGSNEERMDTVRALLDEVGLNPEHINRYPHEFSGGQRQRVGIARAFALKPKLIICDEPVSALDVSIQAQVLNLLSGLQEQYGTAYLFIAHDLSVVQHISDRVAVMYLGNLMEVSDWKTLYAAPQHPYTQSLLSAVPVPDPDLQRSRKRIILHGDPPSPIEPPTGCRFHTRCPIAKEICSKERPELKEVEPGHYCACHFSAPFPIKQSSIEL, encoded by the coding sequence CTGATGGCAGACGAGAAGAAGCCGCTGCTCTCCGTGCAGCACCTCTCCAAGGCGTTCCCTGTGGACTCCGGCGTGTTCGCGAGCCGCATCTCCAAGAAGGTCTCGGCCGTCGATGACATCTCGTTCGACATCTTCCCCGGCGAGACCTTCGGCCTCGTGGGCGAGTCCGGCTGTGGCAAGTCGACCACCGGCCGCTGCATCATGCGCCTCACCAATCCCTCGGGAGGCAAGGTCTTCTTCAACGGCGAGAACGTCGCCGACATGAAGAAGAAGGAACTCAAGCACATGCGGCACGACATGCAGTACATCTTCCAGGACCCGTACGCGAGCCTCAACCCGCGCATGACCATCGGTGAGATCGTCTCGGAGCCCCTGGTCATCCACGGCGAGGGAGGTTCCAACGAGGAGCGCATGGACACCGTCCGCGCCCTTCTCGACGAGGTGGGCCTGAACCCCGAGCACATCAACCGCTATCCCCACGAGTTCAGTGGTGGCCAGCGTCAGCGCGTCGGTATCGCGCGCGCCTTCGCCCTGAAGCCCAAGCTCATCATCTGCGACGAGCCTGTCTCGGCACTCGACGTCTCCATCCAGGCGCAGGTCCTGAACCTGCTCTCCGGGCTCCAGGAGCAGTACGGCACGGCCTATCTCTTCATCGCCCACGACCTCTCCGTGGTCCAGCACATCTCGGACCGCGTGGCCGTCATGTACCTCGGAAACCTCATGGAGGTCTCCGACTGGAAGACGCTGTATGCGGCGCCTCAGCATCCCTATACGCAGTCGCTCCTCTCGGCCGTGCCCGTGCCTGACCCTGACCTGCAGCGTTCGCGCAAGCGGATCATCCTCCATGGCGACCCGCCCTCACCCATAGAGCCACCGACCGGCTGCCGCTTCCACACGAGGTGCCCAATCGCCAAGGAGATCTGCTCCAAGGAGCGCCCCGAGCTCAAGGAGGTCGAGCCAGGCCATTACTGCGCCTGCCACTTCTCGGCCCCGTTCCCGATCAAGCAGAGCTCAATAGAGCTGTAG